The DNA sequence CCAACAAAGACCCTGCCCAAATCCTTTGTCAACCCTTACGCAGAGAACAGCTTTCAAGCCATTGGAAAAACCAGGATGTGCTTTGAAAACTCAATTACTAAATGAAGTGGTCGCCAAAAGATAGATTACAGAGAATCCCACTTTGGCTAAAGTGGGAATTTTTTTGCTTGACAAGCCGACTATTAGGGGGTGAAATTACCCCTGAAGTGAAATAAATTTCACTTTTAAAAGGAGAGGTGAAATACTACATCTGGGTTCGAACCGGCACTAAATCTCTGAGGAATGCAGTTATGAATCAGATCACTCAAGTAAGGTTTGCTTGAAAAAACACCTATTGATTCTCTCAGTCAAACATATTATTGAATGTAAACGGGTAGGGGGGGGCTACCCCCTCCCCCTGTTTCAATTTTGTTTCAATTGGGATTAGGTTATCGTGGGTTTCTATGGGTATTTCATTGATGAAATGAATGCACTCGTAGTACCTTAACTCTTATTTACGTTTTCCCCTTCAGTCTTTGTAGCCTTTCCTTTGCATCTGCAACTTCAGGTATCCCCGGGTCAGCATTTCTCAAGATATCCAGAAACTCCTCATATTTCTCAATCGCCTTATCAGTCCAGCCTGATTTATCGTAAGCTAATCCTAAAAGATAGTAAGCCATCACGCCTTTCAACGTTTCTCCTGCCCTAATATCATCATATCTTAAAAGAGCTTTCTCCAGCACGCTTACTGCATCACTCAGGTTGCCTGATTCTAAGTAGGCTTTGGCAAGTAGATAGCGCAACCAGAAGTATGTGGTATTGGCTTCCTTATACGCTTTTTTGTAGTAGTCTACAGCGGCCGTTTTATTTCCTTTGGCCAGTTCAATGGAGCCCGAAGCATTCCAGTAGAAGAACATTAGGGCTGGACCCTTTTCCTCGATGCGCTTTTTTAAGGTGCGGGCAACTTCCTCGGCTTTAGCAATATTCCCGCTCGCCACTAAAATATCGACTAAATAAGGCCGGAGACCCACCGGGTCATCGGGGTAGGCCCGGTCGAAAACCTCCTGGGTCAGTTCAAGCTCCCTTAAAGCCAAGGGATAGTTTCTTAAGGCCTCGTAGGCGGCAACTTTGCACCAATACTTATCGGCAAGAGTCCAATCTTCTGTCTTCTCCATCTGGTCAGCCGCAATCCCCTGGTCTAAGATTTTAAGAGCCTGATTAAACTTCCCCTGATAGAGAGGGATATAAGCCAGATAAGTCCTCCCTTCTGACCGAGTGCGTTTATCACTGCAAGAGGCAAGCTCTTTATAGCAGCTTTCAGCTTTAGGATAATCTCGTTTGAATAGATACATATGCCCCAGCTTTGACAGGGACCTATAGAAGTCTGGTTTTATCTCTAAAGCCTTTTTGTAAGAGTCAATTGCCTGGTCTAACTTCCCGTTGTAGGCATAAAGATTGCCTCTTGTATCATAAGGAAGGGCTTCACCCGGAGCTAAAGCTATATATTTATTAATAGCCCAAATTGATTTCTCATAGTCTCCGCTGTCATCATAAACATAGGCAAGTATCCTATAAGCACCCCTATAAAGGGAATCCATCTCAATGGCTTTGCTAAGACAATGAACTGCTTCTTGAAACTTTCGCAAGCTGCGATACAATTGACCTAACAATAAAAACGCCTGCTTCTCATCCGGATAACGTTCTACAAGCTTTTGCAGTACTTTAATACACTGAACTCTATTCTCTGATGCAATTGCTTCCCAAGCTTGAATATACATTTTCTCCTTCTGGCTAACCTTATCAGAGTATTTTACTGCTTTGGCTATTAATTCTTTTAACTCGGGGTCGCCTACATTATATGCAATCGAAGCCAACCCTAAATATGCCATAGCAAAAGTGGAATCATATTCTAAAGCTTTCTTGTAACTCTTCTCTGCCTCTGCATAGTAAAGTTTACTATTGTAGTCCTTCCCTTCCAGATAGTAACGATATGCCTCCTGCGAGTGGGTGGTAACAGTTGCCACCTTAGGAGTTTCCTCTTTCCCCGCTTGAGCGGGAAGGGAGAGGTCTTTCTTGATTCCCAGCGCCAGTGTGTCAACTAAGGAGAATATATCCTGTTTTGTTTGCGCCATTATTCTCTGAGATGCTATCACCTGCCCACTCTTCACATCCACCAACTGAGTGGTTATTACCATCCTCGGTTCCACTTGAACGATACCGCCTAATACCATCCATTTAGCATTGGCTTTATTGGCTACTTCGGAAGCAACATTCTTGTCTATGATTTTGGCTCCTTCCTTTCCCATCAACTTCAAAATATCATATAATCTCTGACTCGAAATAACTCTCATATATTGTGATTCTGAAAGAGAGGTTATCAAGAGATTAGTTACTATCTCACCCAACCTTCCCTTATCCTCTCTATCCACCAAATTCTCAAAATACATTATAGCTAATGAGTTTTCCTTGGCTACTGCACCTTTTTCAGGGGCTATTTCAAATTTGAAAGGTTTCAGAATTAAGAAAAGTAAAACTAAGATAAAAACCACTGAGGCAGGAATTACAAAAGGCAGAAGTCTCCTCTTGGATTTAGGAGCAATAACCTCTTTAGGAATCTGTCCGGTCTTCAGATAATCCAGGCTCTTTCTTTCCCTTCTCAAATCCGCCAACAGTTCATCAGCGTGCTGATACCTATCCTCTCTGTCTTTTGCCAGTGCCTTGGAGACTATATCCTCCAACTTAGCAGAAACCTGATTGTTGAACCGAGCAATCGGCTGTGGTTCTTCGTTAATGATAGAATAGAT is a window from the Candidatus Zixiibacteriota bacterium genome containing:
- a CDS encoding FlgO family outer membrane protein; this encodes MIGKTISHYKILEKLGEGGMGVVYKAQDIKLDRLVALKFLPPHLTSESEEKERFIHEAKAASALSHTNITTIYEIDEFEGQMFIVMEYCEGRTLKQVIEKETLPIKKVLDIGIQICEGLVMAHEKGIVHRDIKSDNIMLTPRGQVKIMDFGLAKLKGATKLTKTRSTLGTLAYMSPEQAQGEEVDSRSDIFSFGVVLYELLTKNLPFGGEHQAAVIYSIINEEPQPIARFNNQVSAKLEDIVSKALAKDREDRYQHADELLADLRRERKSLDYLKTGQIPKEVIAPKSKRRLLPFVIPASVVFILVLLFLILKPFKFEIAPEKGAVAKENSLAIMYFENLVDREDKGRLGEIVTNLLITSLSESQYMRVISSQRLYDILKLMGKEGAKIIDKNVASEVANKANAKWMVLGGIVQVEPRMVITTQLVDVKSGQVIASQRIMAQTKQDIFSLVDTLALGIKKDLSLPAQAGKEETPKVATVTTHSQEAYRYYLEGKDYNSKLYYAEAEKSYKKALEYDSTFAMAYLGLASIAYNVGDPELKELIAKAVKYSDKVSQKEKMYIQAWEAIASENRVQCIKVLQKLVERYPDEKQAFLLLGQLYRSLRKFQEAVHCLSKAIEMDSLYRGAYRILAYVYDDSGDYEKSIWAINKYIALAPGEALPYDTRGNLYAYNGKLDQAIDSYKKALEIKPDFYRSLSKLGHMYLFKRDYPKAESCYKELASCSDKRTRSEGRTYLAYIPLYQGKFNQALKILDQGIAADQMEKTEDWTLADKYWCKVAAYEALRNYPLALRELELTQEVFDRAYPDDPVGLRPYLVDILVASGNIAKAEEVARTLKKRIEEKGPALMFFYWNASGSIELAKGNKTAAVDYYKKAYKEANTTYFWLRYLLAKAYLESGNLSDAVSVLEKALLRYDDIRAGETLKGVMAYYLLGLAYDKSGWTDKAIEKYEEFLDILRNADPGIPEVADAKERLQRLKGKT